The DNA window CCGAGCGGCTGCAGAGGCGGCGCTTGAGGCCTCCGGACAGAGCATTCGCCGGGCTTTACAGTAGCCAAATCGTCAGAGATCCCTAAAACTCCAGTAAACTGGAGGGATGCAGCACGACGCACCCTCCACCCACCCCAAAGCGCACCTTGGCTTCCTTGGCCTGTGTTGCGGCGTAGGTGTTTCCACCATCTACCTTTGCCAGCCACTACTCCCTGAGATGGGGGCCACGTTCGGCGCCGATGCCGCTGCGGCGGGGCAGGTGGGCGTGGCCACGCAGGTGGGATATGCCATTGGCATGCTCACCGTGACGCCGCTGGGCGATATCCGCGAGCGGCGCGGGATGATCCAGCGGATGTTCGGCATGGTTGCCGTGGCGCTGCTGCTGCAGGCATGTGCGCCATCGCTGCCACTATTGCTACTGCTGAGTGCCACGTCGGGATTCATGGCGTGCGTGACGCACCTGGTGTTGCCGATTGCACCGGATCTTGCGGCTCCTGAGGAGCGCGGCAAGGCCATTGGCGCTGTGATGACCGGTCTGTTGAGCGGTGTTCTGCTGGGCCGGACCTTTGCGGGTTGGCTGTCCGAGGCTGCGGCGCACCTGACGCATCGCGTGGCAAGCTGGCGGGTGGTGTTTGCCGTGGCCGCGCTGGTGTCGGCGGCGCTGGTGCCGCTGGTTGGCCGCATGATGCCGGAACTGCCGCCGAAGAGTACGTTGACCTATCCGCAGGCCATGCGGTCGCTGTGGGAGCTGCTGCGCGCAGAGCCGCTGCTCCGTGAGAGCTGCTGGATGGGCGCGCTTTGCTTCGGTGCATTCTCTGCTTTCTGGAACACATTTGCGTTCGTCATGGAGTCGCACGGACTGGGTGCGGCGGTTACGGGAAGCTTTGGGTTGGTGGCTACGGCGGGGGCGCTGGGGGCTACCGTATGGGGTCGGATGGCGGACCGTAAGGGGCCGCGGTATGTGCTGTCCATTGGCGTGGCGTTGATGGCTGTGGCTTACCTGAGCATGTACCTGGTGGAGCGTTATGCCGTTCATGCGCAGGCTGCGGGACATCTGCATGTGATCCCTTACCTGTTGTCGCTGGGCTTTGCCGTCATCTGGATGGATGTGGGCATGCAGGGCATGCAGATTGGCAACCAGGCGCGTAACTTCGCCCTGCGGCCCGAAGCGCGGGCGCGGCTGAACACCATCTACATGACGGCCTACTTCATCGGCGGCTCCATCGCGTCGGCCTTCTCGCCGGTGCTGTGGCAGCACTTTGGCGCTGCGGGCATCACCACGCTGGAGTTCGTGGTCATCGCGCTGGCGGTGCTGCGGCATGTCACCGGCAAGCCGATCGTAGCCGGTTCGGAGACTGCGCCTTACACGGTTGCCGAATAGCGTCACGGCGGCATCTTCTGCGGGTCAGGCGGCCTCTTACGTCTGCACAGGAGGACACCACGATGAGCTTCTCTGGCAGAGTTGTACTTCCTCTTATGGCGGTGGCGCTGATGTCACCGCTTGTCATGCATGCCCAGAGTTCGGGCTCGAACACGTCGGGTTCGACCAATGCCGGGTCGACCGCTTCCAGCACGGGCACTTCCCCGACAGCTCCGCAGCCGAAGCACACGGGAAAGCACCGCGGAACAGCCACATCCACCAGCACACCGCGCGCCAACAGCATGGACGTACCGGATACGCCAGCCGGTGACAAGCCGGTAGCGGATCCGATGAACCCGAGTTCCAGCCCGGAACCGCCGACTCCAACCACTTCCGGACCGCCGCGCGCGCCAACAACCCCACCGACAAACCAGCCGCAGTAAAGGAAAGGGGATCGCCAGCGGCGATCCCCTTTTGATCCTGCGTCGGAATCTGTGGTGAACCAGGCAGGACTCGAACCTGCGACCCTCTGCTTAGAAGGCAGATGCTCTATCCGGCTGAGCTACTGGTTCTTCCCGGATTTCAGCATATCGTGCGTTGACCGAGATGCGAACTTTTTCGTTTTGTCCGGGGAGGTACCCCCCTCCCCCCCTGTTTTTCTAAAACCCTCTTTTGATTAGGGTTACGATTTTAGTGCTGTAAATTCGTCTTTCTGTTGGGGTTATGGGCAAAATCGTCTTTCTAAAGCTGTTAGCTGTTAGCTCTTAGCTCCCCTTGTTTCTATTTTAGTGGTTTGGTGGACATATCATGCCAACTCTAATTGTTGTTATTTGTTAGAGTTGCGTGGTCCGGGGGCTTGACAGGAATTCAGGTTTCCCGGTTGCAGATACCGGATGCCTGTTTCTCTGAGTGGATTAGGATAAGTCTGCATTTTCGTTTGCATTCCCCTATTCCCTGGAATCACTTTTGAAGGAACGAGATATATGAGCTTTCGTCGGCTTTCTTTTGCCTTGCTGTTCTGTATTGCACTGATTGCACCTGCTTCGTGGTCGCAGACTTTGATCCGTGTGTATGTGCAGGCGGGTAGCGGCGATTTTGCTGCGAATGGGGCGGGGGATTCCTCACTGGATCTGCGTAAGGCGCTGCTGGGCAAGTCGCGGACGCTGGTGGTGGTGGATTCGCCTGCGGAGGCCGATGTGGTGGCGCGGATTGATTCCCGCAATGTGCGAAAAGAGACGGCTGCGGTCAACACCTATGCCAACCAGAGTAAGGATGGCCGCTCCACCACGGCGACCACTGTTCCGAGTGTGCGGAATGTGAATGAACTTCATGTGACGCTGCTGGCGGGCAATTCGGAGATTCCACTGCATACGGAATCGGCGCTTTCGTGGCGACTGGCTGCGAGTGACATGGCTTCCAGCATTGACCACTGGACGAAGGAGAACTACGCCAAGCTGGTGGAACGTCGTCTGCGGCAGGAGCCTGCCGCACCCGCTGCACCGGCTGCAGCCGCGCAGGTGCCGGTTGCGACGCAGGAAGCGTCCATTGCGCCCGGTATGACGGAGGCGGATGTGACGAAGGCGATGGGAGCGCCGGAGAAGAAGGTCAGCTTTGGCACGAAGGCGCAGTGGAGCTATCGCGGGATGCAGGTGGTGTTTGAAGACGGCAAGGTGACGGACGTGAAGTTTTAGGCGCACGGGCGCTGCCTCCACCGGCATTCCCTCAGCGGCTAGCCGCCCTATGGTTGCATCTGTTACGGCACCTGCCCTTCCGAAAGAAGACGCGGTACTTCGTACTGTTCTCGAAAAGCGTGCGTTGGAGCTTCGCTTTCGCGAAGCTGGTTTGGGTTGTGGCTGGAAGGTTGTGGCGGTCTTGGCGGGATGAGGGTTCGTCGGGATTCTTCGCTTTGCTCAGAATGACGGTCTTTTGATTGTTGGGGCTTCGCTCGGGGATAGTCTTGGGCCGTAGGAGCTTTGCTGGTCGCGCTTTCGCACGAATGGAGCAGCTTTGCTGCTCGGCCCAGGTTAGCTTCGCGAACCTGGGGCACCCGGTTTTTTGGTTGCTGGTTTATTTGGGTTTCCTTGTGCGTTGTAGTGGGTTGAGGGGAATGCAGGTCCTTCGGCTTCACTTCGTTTCGCTCAGGATGACGGTCTTTGACCGTATGAGCTTCGCTGGGGATGGTCTTTGATCGTAGGAACTTTGCTGGGGATGGTCTTTGACCGTAGGAACTTCGGTGGCGGATGACGGTCTTGACCGTTAGAGTTTCGCTCAGGATGACGGTCTTGACCGTTGGAGTTTCGCTAGTTTTCGGTGGGTTTGGTGATGTTGTCGAAGATCAGGTTGGGGACAGGTTCGCGGACAGATTCGAGCTTGAGGCCGAGTTGTTCCTGCACGGCGGTCAGGATGTCCGGGAAGCTGTCGGGATCGTGCGCGGACCAGGGGCGGCCAATCTGCAATGTGTAGTTGTAAAAGCCAGTGAGGCCGGTTTTATCCAGTACCGGAGCCTCCATCATGGTGCTGAGGACGCTGGTGACAGCCTGCATGTTGGCATTGGTGCCGATAAATTCCAGGCCGTGACGCCCGGCGTGTGTCTCGGTGTCGGCGGGAGGGACATGCTGCTTTTCGGCGTCAGCATCGGCGGGCGTCGGCAGCGTGATGGGTGTCATCTTCACACCGCTCTTTGCAACGACGAGATGAAAGATGGCGCTGCTGCGGGTTTCCATGTGGTGCTTGAGGTTCATGCGGTCCGCGAGAAGAAGGCGGATAGCATGGCGTTTTTCCAGACGCACTTCATTCACGGGAAGTTTGGCGAGGCGTGCGTCGGCGGCTTCGTCGGAACGCGCGTGGATGTCGTAAAAAGTGTTGCGGATCCAGTCGGGTGCGTTCACGAAGGGAGCGTCGTAACCGTAGGCGATCTGGAGCAGTGTGCGGACGGGCAGGTTGGTCGCATCAAAGCGGCTGGAGTCGCGCGGGCTGGTGACGGAGACGCGGAAGTCCTCTCCCGGCGGAGGCGAAATGCGGATGGTGGCCACATCGAACGTCAGTGTCGGTTTGTAGTCCGGCTCTTCTGTGATGGGTGTTTGTGCCACGGCAGAGAGGGTGGATACAAAAGCGAGAAGCGCGAAGAGTCGTTGAGCGAAGCGGAGCATGTGTTTGAAACTCCTTGTGTGTGGATGATACGGAGGAGTTTGCGAAGTGGTTCCCCAGCCTGGGAAGAATGCATCGCGACTTGTTTTTCGCGTTGTGTGACCGTCGTCACAGTGCTTTCATGCCTGGTCTGCGATATTGGTTTCCGTGGTTGCGCGAAGATCGAACAAAAGAACGCGGACTAATTTGGACGTAATTTACAAGCCGGATGCCTGTGCGAGAGGGTAGATATTGTGGTTTGGTACCTGACGAATGCATCGGGACACGATATGTTGTGCCCAGTGGTTGGACCATCAGGTTCGATTATCGAAGTCGATGAAAGAAAGTCGTTTCGACACATGCTGGCGGGCACTTTAAGCGGTTTCTACGCTGCTATAGTTTTAGGTGGAATCACACTTAGACTCCGCCTGGGCCTGAAGGTCGCAGACGGAATTTAGACAGGGCGAATCCTTGGCGGGTTTCCCTGGGTGTTTTGCAGGTTTTGAATCTTTCCGAAGGGTGGTCCCCCGCCTGACCTTCGGGACGGATAAGAGAGAGCAGGAAGCACTCACATGGCGCAAGTTTTTGACCGCAGTTCGAACGCTCTGGCCCGTGCAGCCCTTGTGCTGACGGGCTTGATCGTGGTCGCACTGGGCGTGGCACTGAACCAGTTGCAGCGCTCCCCGTGGGTTACCCGGCAAGGCCAGCGGGCTGACCAGCCGGTGCCGTTTTCGCACCGCCACCACGTACAGGGCGTTGGTCTCCAGTGCCAGTACTGTCATACGTCGGTGGAGAAGTCGATGTATGCCGGCATTCCCCCGACCAAGACCTGCATGAACTGCCATGCAGAGATCTGGACGAATGCGGAGATGCTGGAGCCGGTCCGCAAGAGCTGGGCAACAGGCGCATCCATTCCGTGGGTCCGCGTGCACGATCTGCCGGACTACGTGTACTTCAATCACGAAATTCACGTGAACAAGGGCATTGGCTGCGCAAGCTGCCACGGTCGCGTGGACGAAATGCCCATCATGTATGCGGAGAACTCGCTGCAGATGGAGTGGTGCCTGAACTGCCATCGCGACCCGGTGAAGAACCTGCGGCCGACCAGCGAAATCTACAACATGGCATGGGCTGGCGCTTCGACCGATAAGCCGGTCTGGTGCGCTGAGACGGGCAAGCTGGCTCCCACGTCGCAGGCTGTCTCCTGCACCACGAAGGACCCGGGCCAGGGCAATCCGCAACTGGCATTCCTGCAGAAGGGCGCTTCGGACGGCCAGGATACGAGTGGCGGTGTGAAATTGCAGCCACATGCTCTGAATGGCGCTGGCGAGACGGTTTCGGATGTACCTCCGATGGCGATCCTGCCTTCGAGCTATCACAAGTTCACGTCGCAGCGCGAGCTGGGAACGTACCTGGCGGACAAGTACCGCATCCGCACACCGAATGAGCTGCAGAGCTGCGAGGTGTGCCACCGATGAGCAACCCGAACGGAAATGGTATGGCTGAGAACAATGCAACCGGCGCAACCGTGATCACTTCGATCGCTCCGGCCAAGATGACGCTGGCGGAGGTCCGCGCCAAGCTTGACGGTAAGCGTGGCAAGCGCTTCTGGCAGAGCATGGATGAGCTGGCCGATGCGCCGGGCTTCACCGAGATGCTGCACGAAGAGTTTCCGCAGCAGGCTTCGGAGCTGACGGACGGTATCAGCCGTCGCGGCTTCATGAAGGTGATGGGCGCTTCTCTGGCTCTGGCTGCGACCACGGGTTGCACCAAGCAGCCGGATGAGCCGATCTTCCCGTACGTGAAGGCGCCGGAAGATCTGGTCCTTGGGAAGCCGAACTATTTTGCAACGGCCTACCCCTTCCCAACGGGAGCTCTGCCGGTCCTGGTGAAGAGCGAGGCGTACCGCCCGATCAAGGTGGATGGAAACCCGGAGCATCCGGTATCGAAGGGGCGCAGCGATCTGTTTGCGCAGGCTTCGCTGCTGGATCTGTATGATCCGGATCGTTCCGCGCATGTGGTGAAGCATGTTGGCGGCATGACGCTGAACTCGGACTTCGGAGCATTCTCCGATGCGCTTCGTTCGGCTGTGCAGATGAGCGGCGGTCAGGGTATCTATGTCCTGTCGGAGCCGATCGTTTCGCCGTCATTGGCGGCGCAGTGGAAGCAGCTGGTTGCGAAGTATCCGAGCGCGAAGCTGGTGCAGTGGTCGCCGGTCAATAACGATTCGGCGCGTATCGCTTCGAAGGCTGCACTGGGCGACTATTACGACGCGCAGTACAAGCTGGAAAATGCGGACGTGATTCTCTCGCTGGATGCGGACTTCCTGTCCTCATCGGCGTATCCGGGCTTCCTGCCGCTGTCGGCTGCGTATGCAGAGCGTCATCGCTACGAGTCGGGCAAGGTGATGAACCGCCTGTACACGGTGGAGAGCATGCCAACCGTGACCGGCGCGAAGGCAGAGCATCGTCTGGGCCTGAAGCCGAGCGATGTTGCAAAGTTTGCGACGGCGCTGGCGAATGGCGGATCGTTCGCGGGCGATGAGTACGCGGAGAAATTCTTTAAGGCTGTTCTGGCCGACCTGAAGAAGGCTGGCAGCCGCGCGGTGGTGATCGCGGGCGAGCAGAGCCACCCGGCCATCCAGGCTGCGGCGCACGCTCTGAATGCGCAGCTTGGCGCAGTGGGTTCCACCGTGGTCTACACCGAAACGGTGCAGGCGCTGCCGTCTGTCGGCGCGGATGACCTGAAGGCGATGGTTGCCGCGATGCATGCCGGACAGGCTCGCGTAGTGGTGATCCTCGGCGTCAATCCGATCTACAGCGCTCCGGCGGATCTTCGCTTCGGCGATGCAGCATCGAAGGTTCCTTTCGTTGCGCACCTCGGTTCGCATCTGGATGAGACGGGTCAGCGTGCTCACTGGCATGTGAATGCGGCGCACTACCTGGAAAGCTGGTCGGATGCTCGCGCATACGACGGTACGATTTCGATCGTGCAGCCGATGATCGATCCGCTGTATGGCGGCAAGACAGCTCACGATGTTCTACAGGCAGTTCTGGATAATCCGCAGAAGACCTCGTACCAGGTGGTTCAGGAAAACTTCAAGACCTACGCAAAGAGCGGCGACGCTACTGCATGGCAGAAGGCCCTGCACGACGGTTGGGTTGAGGGAACAGCGTTTGAGCCGAAGTCGGGTGTTTCCGGCAAGGCTGTTTCGCTGGACATCTCCGGCCTTGCTGCCGCGACGGGCGCTTACGAAATTGCGTTCAAGGCCGATCCTTCGGTGTATGACGGACGGTTTGCAAACAACGGCTGGCTGCAGGAAGTTCCGAAGCAGGTAACGCGCATGGCGTGGGATAACGCCGCGCTAATGTCCATGAACACGATGGACGCCCTGAAGGTGGCAGAACGCGACCTGGTTGAGTTGAACATCAACGGCCAGAAGGTGAACTTCCCCGTACTGATGATTCCGGGACATCCGGATGGCGTGATCACGGTTCACCTTGGCGGTGGCCGCTGGTTTGGCCGCGTGGGTCAGTTTGTGGGTTCCGATGCGAACAAGCTGCGTTCGATCAACGCGCAGTGGTCGCAGCCGGGGCTGCAGGCGAAGAAGGCCGAGGGCGTGTATGACCTCTGCGTGACCCAGGTGCATGATCTGGATCACCGCGGCAAGCTCGCACAGAGCGATTTGCAGCATCCGACGGACGCGAACGCTGCGATCTCCGAGCCGGGCCACGAAGCGATGGAGCGCGGTGTGATCCGCACTGCCACGCTGGCGGAAGCTCAGAAGAATCCGGCCTACGCGCACGAGGGCAACCTGCTCTACGAGACGCCGGCAAAAGACGATTCGTTCTTCCCGGATGACTGGAAGTACGACAAGACCGACAAGTCCAGCGGCAAGATGCAGAATGCCTGGGGTATGTCGATCGACCTGAACTCCTGCATCGGCTGCAACGCCTGCGTGGTGAGCTGTTATGCGGAAAACAACAACCCTGTTGTTGGCCGTGAGCAGGTGAAGATTGGCCGCAAGATGGACTGGATCCGCATCGATACCTACTTCGAGGGCGATCTGCATGCTCCGAAGGCGCACTTCCAGCCGATGTTGTGCCAGCACTGCGAAAATGCCGGTTGCGAACAGGTTTGCCCGGTAGGCGCTACGGTGCACTCGCCGGAAGGCCTGAACACGATGGTTTACAACCGCTGCGTGGGTACGCGCTACTGCTCGAACAACTGCCCGTACAAGGTGCGCCGGTTCAACTTCCTCCTGTACTCGGATTTCGATACGGAGAGCCTCAAGTTCATGCGTAACCCCGATGTCAGCGTTCGTTCGCGCGGTGTGATGGAGAAGTGCACGTACTGCGTGCAGCGTATCCAGGCCGTGAAGATCGAGGCGGACAAGGAAGGTCGCGCAATCCAGGACGGCGAAATCGTTACGGCATGCCAGCAGGCCTGCCCGACGGACGCGATCGTCTTCGGCAACATCAACGACAAGAGCAGCCGGGTAGCGAAGCGCAAGGCTGAGGAGCGGAACTATCAAGTTCTGGCCGACCTCAACTACCGGCCGCGCACCAGCTACACCGCTGGCGTGTCTAACCCGAATCCTGAGCTGGAGATGGCGTAATGGCGACCAAACCTCTTCACGATCCATACCGCCAGCCGGTGAATGACCCGATGATCGACCCGGTAACGGGCGAATACGTGGTCCTCGCCCCGGGACATAACTTCACCAGTGTCACCCGCAAGATTGCGAATGTGGTGCTGACCTCGCACACGCCACTCGGCTGGTTCTTCGGCCTGATCGTGGCGGGCGGTGTCGCCTCACTCGCGCTCATTGCGATCACGTGGCTGGTGCTGAAGGGCACCGGTATCTGGGGTGTCACCATCCCGGGCGCGTGGGGCTTCGCTATTGTCAACTTCGTGTGGTGGATCGGTATCGGCCATGCCGGAACGCTGATCTCGGCCATCCTGCTGCTGTTCAAGCAGAGCTGGCGTAACTCGATCAACCGTTTCGCGGAAGCCATGACGATTTTCGCCGTGGTCTGCGCCGGATTGTTCCCGGTACTGCACGTGGGGCGTCCCTGGCTCGGCTACTGGCTGCTGCCGCTGCCGAACACGATGAACATCTGGCCGCAGTTCCGTTCGCCGCTGTGCTGGGACGTCTTCGCTGTGTCCACGTACGCGACGATCTCGGTAGTGTTCTGGTATATCGGCATGATTCCGGATTTCGGAACCTTGCGCGACAAGGCGCAGATGCCCTTCGCGAAGTGGTTCTACGGTCTGCTTTCGCTCGGCTGGCGCGGTTCGACCCGCCACTGGATGCGCTATGAGACGGCATCGCTTCTGCTGGCCGGTTTGTCGACGCCTCTCGTGCTCTCAGTACACACCGTCATCAGCTTCGACTTCGCGGTCGCAGCGCTGCCGGGCTGGCACACCACGATCTTCCCGCCTTACTTCGTTGCGGGCGCCGTGTATTCGGGTTTCGCCATGGTGTTGACCCTGGCCATTCCGATCCGCAAGTTCTACCACATGGAAGACCTGGTGACCCTGCGTCACCTGGACAACATGGGCAAGGTCATGCTGGCAACCGGTCTGATCGTTGCGTATGGCTACGGCATGGAAGTCTTCATGGCCTGGTACTCCGCCAGCCACTGGGAATTCTTCATGATGTGGAACCGTATGTTTGGACCCATCGGCTGGGGCTACTGGCTGCTGATCCTGTTCAACATCGCGATTCCGTTGCTGACCCTGTGGTGGCGCAAGTGGCGCACGAACGTGGCCTGGCTGTTCACGCTGTCGATCGTGGTCAACATTGGTATGTGGTTCGAGCGCTTTGTGATCGTTATCACCTCGCTCTACCGTGACTTCCTGCCTTCGAGCTGGGGCACGTACCGCGCAACCAAGTGGGACTACCTGCTGTACCTCGGCACGTTCGGTATCTTCACCTCCCTGTTCCTGCTGTTCGTCCGGTTCATTCCCATGATCCCGATGAATGAAATCAAGATGATGCTGCCGCAGACCAAGTTCTCAGGTGGTCTGGACGCAGAAGAGACGATTGAGGAGACTGCCTGATGCCGGTCGAAGAGGGAGTCTACGGCCTCCTGGCCGAGTTCAATACGCCGCAGGCGATGGTGAAAGCCACCGTTGCCGCACGCGACGCGGGCTACCGCCGCATGGAATGCTACACACCCTACCCGGTGGAAGAAGCTGCCACAGCGCTGGATGTACACCGCAACCGTGTGCCGCTGCTGACGCTGATGGGCGGCGTGATGGGCCTGACAACGGCCTTTCTGATGCAGACGTGGATGTCCGCGATCTCGTACCCGATTAACATCGCGGGACGTCCGCTGTTCTCCTGGCCGGCTTTCATTATCCCGGCCTACGAGTGGACGATTCTGTTCGCGGGACTTTCGGCGGCGTTCGGCATGCTGGGCCTGAACGGTCTGCCGCAGCCGTACCATCCGCTGTTCAACGCGCCCAACTTCCGTGTTGGCGCGACGGATGACAAGTTCTTCCTGTGCCTGGAGGCGACGGATCCCAAGTTTGACCTTGGCGAAACGCGCGATTTCCTGGAGCAGTTCCGCGCGGTGAGCGTGGTGGAGGTAGATCTGTAATGCAGGGAACAGGGAACAGGCAACAGGGAACAGCGTTCCGGCGGTTTGCGACCATGGCTGTCGCATGCGCCAGTGTGCTCGGTCTCGCCGGCTGCCGTCAGGATATGCACGACCAGCCGAAGTTCTTCCCGCAGCGCGGAACATCGTTCTATGCGGACGGTCGTTCGGTGCGTCCGCAGGTCCAGGGCACCGTGGCACGTGGCCAGGAAGACGCAGGCTCCTACTATCGCACCGGCCTGATCAGTGGCGCGGAGGGCGATGGCCTTCCAGTACCGCTGACCGCGGAATTGATTGAACGCGGCCAGGAACGTTACAACGTTTATTGCACCGCGTGCCATTCGCGTACCGGCAATGGTCGTGGCATGGTTGTGATGCGTGGATTCTTCCCCGCAGGCAATCTGCACACGGAGCGCCTGCGTTCGGCTCCGCTGGGCCACTTCTTTAACGTGATCTCAAATGGTTATGGCGCGATGCCGGATTACCAGGGACAGGTTACGGTCGAGGATCGCTGGGCGATCGCGGCTTACGTCCGCGCTCTGCAGCTTTCGCAGCACGCCACCACGGCGGATGCGGGCGGGGCGAAGATTGAAAAGATGGAAGATGTGGAGAAGGCAGAAGGCCTGTCCGCGAACTTCGTGAAGGATTGGAACCTGCCGGCGACGGCTGGCCAGATTCAGAAGTCGCAGGTGATTGCTACTCCTCTTCCGCAGCCCATGCCGCAGCCCGCAGCCGAAGCAGCGAAGCCCGCGCAGGTATCTGAAGCAAACCCTAAATCGGCTCCCCTGGCATCTGCCCTGCCAGTTGGAGCCAAGCCGACCGCGGCAACCGCTGCGGCAGCCAAGACGGAAGCCAGTGCTACGGTTCCGTCGGCGGCTGCTCCGCATGCCGCCGCGGGCGATGTAGCGAACGGGCAGAAGCTCTACATGGCGAACTGCAGCGTGTGCCACC is part of the Terriglobus sp. RCC_193 genome and encodes:
- a CDS encoding MFS transporter: MQHDAPSTHPKAHLGFLGLCCGVGVSTIYLCQPLLPEMGATFGADAAAAGQVGVATQVGYAIGMLTVTPLGDIRERRGMIQRMFGMVAVALLLQACAPSLPLLLLLSATSGFMACVTHLVLPIAPDLAAPEERGKAIGAVMTGLLSGVLLGRTFAGWLSEAAAHLTHRVASWRVVFAVAALVSAALVPLVGRMMPELPPKSTLTYPQAMRSLWELLRAEPLLRESCWMGALCFGAFSAFWNTFAFVMESHGLGAAVTGSFGLVATAGALGATVWGRMADRKGPRYVLSIGVALMAVAYLSMYLVERYAVHAQAAGHLHVIPYLLSLGFAVIWMDVGMQGMQIGNQARNFALRPEARARLNTIYMTAYFIGGSIASAFSPVLWQHFGAAGITTLEFVVIALAVLRHVTGKPIVAGSETAPYTVAE
- a CDS encoding TIGR03435 family protein, with amino-acid sequence MLRFAQRLFALLAFVSTLSAVAQTPITEEPDYKPTLTFDVATIRISPPPGEDFRVSVTSPRDSSRFDATNLPVRTLLQIAYGYDAPFVNAPDWIRNTFYDIHARSDEAADARLAKLPVNEVRLEKRHAIRLLLADRMNLKHHMETRSSAIFHLVVAKSGVKMTPITLPTPADADAEKQHVPPADTETHAGRHGLEFIGTNANMQAVTSVLSTMMEAPVLDKTGLTGFYNYTLQIGRPWSAHDPDSFPDILTAVQEQLGLKLESVREPVPNLIFDNITKPTEN
- a CDS encoding cytochrome c3 family protein, which gives rise to MAQVFDRSSNALARAALVLTGLIVVALGVALNQLQRSPWVTRQGQRADQPVPFSHRHHVQGVGLQCQYCHTSVEKSMYAGIPPTKTCMNCHAEIWTNAEMLEPVRKSWATGASIPWVRVHDLPDYVYFNHEIHVNKGIGCASCHGRVDEMPIMYAENSLQMEWCLNCHRDPVKNLRPTSEIYNMAWAGASTDKPVWCAETGKLAPTSQAVSCTTKDPGQGNPQLAFLQKGASDGQDTSGGVKLQPHALNGAGETVSDVPPMAILPSSYHKFTSQRELGTYLADKYRIRTPNELQSCEVCHR
- a CDS encoding TAT-variant-translocated molybdopterin oxidoreductase; the encoded protein is MAENNATGATVITSIAPAKMTLAEVRAKLDGKRGKRFWQSMDELADAPGFTEMLHEEFPQQASELTDGISRRGFMKVMGASLALAATTGCTKQPDEPIFPYVKAPEDLVLGKPNYFATAYPFPTGALPVLVKSEAYRPIKVDGNPEHPVSKGRSDLFAQASLLDLYDPDRSAHVVKHVGGMTLNSDFGAFSDALRSAVQMSGGQGIYVLSEPIVSPSLAAQWKQLVAKYPSAKLVQWSPVNNDSARIASKAALGDYYDAQYKLENADVILSLDADFLSSSAYPGFLPLSAAYAERHRYESGKVMNRLYTVESMPTVTGAKAEHRLGLKPSDVAKFATALANGGSFAGDEYAEKFFKAVLADLKKAGSRAVVIAGEQSHPAIQAAAHALNAQLGAVGSTVVYTETVQALPSVGADDLKAMVAAMHAGQARVVVILGVNPIYSAPADLRFGDAASKVPFVAHLGSHLDETGQRAHWHVNAAHYLESWSDARAYDGTISIVQPMIDPLYGGKTAHDVLQAVLDNPQKTSYQVVQENFKTYAKSGDATAWQKALHDGWVEGTAFEPKSGVSGKAVSLDISGLAAATGAYEIAFKADPSVYDGRFANNGWLQEVPKQVTRMAWDNAALMSMNTMDALKVAERDLVELNINGQKVNFPVLMIPGHPDGVITVHLGGGRWFGRVGQFVGSDANKLRSINAQWSQPGLQAKKAEGVYDLCVTQVHDLDHRGKLAQSDLQHPTDANAAISEPGHEAMERGVIRTATLAEAQKNPAYAHEGNLLYETPAKDDSFFPDDWKYDKTDKSSGKMQNAWGMSIDLNSCIGCNACVVSCYAENNNPVVGREQVKIGRKMDWIRIDTYFEGDLHAPKAHFQPMLCQHCENAGCEQVCPVGATVHSPEGLNTMVYNRCVGTRYCSNNCPYKVRRFNFLLYSDFDTESLKFMRNPDVSVRSRGVMEKCTYCVQRIQAVKIEADKEGRAIQDGEIVTACQQACPTDAIVFGNINDKSSRVAKRKAEERNYQVLADLNYRPRTSYTAGVSNPNPELEMA
- the nrfD gene encoding NrfD/PsrC family molybdoenzyme membrane anchor subunit, with the protein product MATKPLHDPYRQPVNDPMIDPVTGEYVVLAPGHNFTSVTRKIANVVLTSHTPLGWFFGLIVAGGVASLALIAITWLVLKGTGIWGVTIPGAWGFAIVNFVWWIGIGHAGTLISAILLLFKQSWRNSINRFAEAMTIFAVVCAGLFPVLHVGRPWLGYWLLPLPNTMNIWPQFRSPLCWDVFAVSTYATISVVFWYIGMIPDFGTLRDKAQMPFAKWFYGLLSLGWRGSTRHWMRYETASLLLAGLSTPLVLSVHTVISFDFAVAALPGWHTTIFPPYFVAGAVYSGFAMVLTLAIPIRKFYHMEDLVTLRHLDNMGKVMLATGLIVAYGYGMEVFMAWYSASHWEFFMMWNRMFGPIGWGYWLLILFNIAIPLLTLWWRKWRTNVAWLFTLSIVVNIGMWFERFVIVITSLYRDFLPSSWGTYRATKWDYLLYLGTFGIFTSLFLLFVRFIPMIPMNEIKMMLPQTKFSGGLDAEETIEETA
- a CDS encoding DUF3341 domain-containing protein — its product is MPVEEGVYGLLAEFNTPQAMVKATVAARDAGYRRMECYTPYPVEEAATALDVHRNRVPLLTLMGGVMGLTTAFLMQTWMSAISYPINIAGRPLFSWPAFIIPAYEWTILFAGLSAAFGMLGLNGLPQPYHPLFNAPNFRVGATDDKFFLCLEATDPKFDLGETRDFLEQFRAVSVVEVDL
- a CDS encoding cytochrome c, which translates into the protein MAVACASVLGLAGCRQDMHDQPKFFPQRGTSFYADGRSVRPQVQGTVARGQEDAGSYYRTGLISGAEGDGLPVPLTAELIERGQERYNVYCTACHSRTGNGRGMVVMRGFFPAGNLHTERLRSAPLGHFFNVISNGYGAMPDYQGQVTVEDRWAIAAYVRALQLSQHATTADAGGAKIEKMEDVEKAEGLSANFVKDWNLPATAGQIQKSQVIATPLPQPMPQPAAEAAKPAQVSEANPKSAPLASALPVGAKPTAATAAAAKTEASATVPSAAAPHAAAGDVANGQKLYMANCSVCHQPTRQGMPPMIPSLVGIVSRVGAAHIHAQVANGSPTSKPPMPAFPQLSNENVNDIVAFLAASK